AGGCGCACATTGCCTGAAGTCGGCAGGATCGAGCCGACGAGCATCTTGCCGAGCGTGGTCTTGCCTGCGCCCGAGTTGCCGATGATCGCAAGTGAGTCGCCCGGAGCGAGGGCAAAGGTGATGCCGTTGAGCACGACCCGCTTGGTGCCCTGAGGCACGAACAGCAGGCGTTCGACGTCGAGGCGGCCTTCCGGACGCGGCAGGTTCAGCCGTTCGAAATTGAGCGGCGAGCTTTGCAGCAGGCTGGCAATGCGGCCGTAGGCAGCACGTGACTGCACGACCTGGTTCCAGCCTTCGATGGCGCCTTCAATCGGGCCGAGCGCGCGGCCGGCGATGATCGACGCGGCGATGACCATGCCGCCGCTGAGATGGCCATCCAGGGCGAGATGCGCGCCCCAGCCGAGCATGGCGACTTGCGTCAGCAACCGGACGGCCTTGGACGTCGCGGCGAAGGCGATGTTGCGGTCCTGTGCGAGGACTTGCGCCCTGAGCGAGCCTGCCGTGTCCTTGCCCCAGATGCGTACGGCTTCCGGGATCATGGCCAGAGCGTTGATGATCTGCGAATTCCGCGACATCGAGTCGAGATGCAGGTTGGCCTTGCTCTGGAACGAATTGGCTTCGCTGAAGGAGGCGGCCGTCGAGCGCTGGTTGATGATGGTAATCAGGAGCAGCAGCAATGCCGATGTGACGACGATGAAGCCGAGATGCGGATGCACAAGAAACACGGCAAGCACGAACAATGGGGCGAGTGGGGCATCCAGCAGGGACAGCAAGGTGCCCGAAACGAGGAATGAGCGCAGTTGCCCGAGGTCGCTGAGCGTCTGGTATTCACGACCGTTGCTGTGGAGCGCGGCGCGAGCCGCGGCACTCAGAATAGGCGCGCCGAGTTGCGCGGCTACTTCGACGGCGGTACGCATCAGGATGAAGCGACGGATCGCGTCGAACATAGCCTGAAGGATCACGGCGCCGACGATCACGATCGTCAGCATGACCAGAGTGTCGACCGAGCGGCTGGTCAGCACGCGATCGGAGATTTGGAACAGATAGAGCGGGATTGCGAGCACGAGCACGTTGCTGGCCAGCGTGAACAGCATGACGATCAGCAGGTTGCGCTTGACGACGTTGAGGCCGGTCTTGAGCGAGGCGGAGAAGTCGATCGGGCCAAGGCGCTTGTGGAAGACGCCGCCGCCACCGCCACCACCGCCGCCGCCGCTGTCGATGTCGCCACCGTTCGGACCTTTGGCTTCAGGCAGTTTTTCCCTTGCCTTGATCGGGCCGTTGTCGGCGTCGATCACCTTGCCGACCGGCATCGACGTATCTTTCATTTCAGGCTTTGCCGGTCCCTGCGGTTCACTTGCCCGCATGTCGGGGCGAGGGGGGGGCGATGCCGCCTTGGCAGCCTGATGTGGCGCTTCCTTTGGCGCCGGACTGGGTTGAGCAGACGCAGCCTGGGGTTGGGTTGCCGCAATGGGTTCCTCCGGAGCTGCACGCCGAGCCGGTTGAGGTGGCGTGCCGGGCGCTGTTTCGGTGGGGGCAGACGCTTGGGGGCGTTGAACCGTAGCGCTCCGCTCCGGAGGTCTGATCGAGGCCTGGGCAGATTGCGGCCTTCCGAACAGCTGTTGGGCTTGCGCCGTCAAAGCTGCAGCGGGAGATGGAGGAATGGGAGCCGGAGCACTAGCGGGTCCGCGTTCTGCGGCAGCCGTCTTCTTGTCGCCGACTGCGTCGTGCAACTCGCCCACCACGTTGTCGATGTAGCGTTCCAGCCTGTCGAGTGCTTGCTCCTGGGGAGCTACTGCACTCGACAACCGCGCCTGAGGCAAGGGCTTGGGCTCCGATGTCCGCAGAACTGCCGGCGAACTGTCCTGGTTGTCGCCTTCATCAGGCGCGTTATGAAAACCACTCCAGCCTTCACGGTCGTCAGTCATCTTGTGCCCCTCTCATTCTGCTCAGCCCAGCATGTGCTGCATGACGTCGGCCGATCCGGAATCGGCGGCTTGCGGTGCGATGTTGGTGCCTTGAGAAGCGTCGCCGGTGTCGTCGCCATTGCTGTCATCGAGGAAAGCCACGGCTTCGTTGACGAGTGTGTCCGGATCCTGCCCGCCCAGATCCGGCTCGCTCGACACGAGGTTGGCCTGAATCAGGATCTCGTCGGAGTAGCTGTCGCCGCCGACATAGATCTTGGACGCACCATCTACGTCGACGATGGTGGCATCGTTGACCAACTGGTTGCCGCCGGTGGTGATGGTCCATTCCGCATCGGGATTGGCGACCATCTGGTTCATGGCAAGCGCCACCTGGTCGCTATCGCCCACCACCGTGGTCTGCTTGATGTACTGCAGATTGTAGATGTCGCCGGAGATATAGAGCACGCGCAATACGCCGATGCCGGCGAAGGCTGCGTCCTGGAGGATTGAGTTCGGCAACTCCTTGTTGCCGGCCGCGAGATCGGCGGCTGCGGTGTCGTAGCCATCGGGCAGCGGCTCGCAGGTGCCCGCACCGACATTGACGATGCTCGCCTGGTTCCACAGCAGGTTTCCGCCCGTCGAGGCGGAGCCTTCGCCCGTCGTCTCGAAGCCGTCGACGGCGCCGATCATGTCGTTGTCGAGCAGCAGGTTGAGCTGACAGATGATGCTGGCGTCGTAGACGTTGCCTCCGACGATGATGAGGTCGTAGTAGCTGCCGAGCTCGTACAGGCTGAGGCCGTTGAAGGCGGTATTTTCGCCGGTCGAAACGACCGACTGAACGCCGGACGAGGAAGCGATGACGACGTCATTGTCCATGACGTACGCATATTGCTCGATCCAGTTCATCATGAGCAGGTCGCCCGAAATCTCGGTGACCACGTAGTAGGCCGGGAAACCGGCAGGTGGAGGCGCGGCCTCGCCATCGGTTTCGGCGGAAGGGTCTATGTGCTTGAACATGGCGATGTTGAAGCTCTGGTTTTCACCGCCAGGATCGAAAGGCCAGCCGCCCACCGCCGAGCCGACGCTGTCGACATCGCATGTGCCGTTGATCTGGACGATCGCGTTCAACGAGAAGTGGTCGCCCATGACGGCTATGACCTCTGCCGAGACCCACTCGTTGACCACAACCGCGCTGTTGATGACGGAGTTGCCGCCTGTGCTGATGTCGACGCTCGGGTTCACCGTGCCGTCACCCCAGCCGTCCATGAAGTTGCCGGAATCAGGAGGTGTGTCCATGTCGAGCGGGCCGTCCGGTCCAGCCACGTCCTCGTCGTCGTCCTGTTCCTTCAGGAAGTTGACGTAGTCCTCCATCTTGGGAACACCGGCCTCGTCGACCAGCTGGCCGTTGAGGTATGTGCCTTCGATGGTCTCGCCCTTCACGCTGAAGACGTCGGCGTTGCCATGGTCGGCCGCATCGAATGCGTCGAACCGGTCCACGGCGGTGGTCACGAACGTCGCCATCTCCTCGGTCGTGCCTGGAAGTGTCAGGTCGTCGATCGGCGACAGGTCGGCCGCGGCCTGTTGCAGATCGTCCAGCGCGCTGTTGTCCGGCGCTGCCGGAGTGAACTTCAAGCCGCTGCCGCCGAAGCCGACATAGTCGTTGTCGGAGAGGCGGATTTCCTGATTGATGATGGCGGCCAGGTCCCCTGGCGGGTCGATCTGTGGCAGCACGACGCCACCCGACCCGACCGTCGTGCCATCGGGAATGCGGGTGAAATCGTGCAGGAATGGCCCGTCGGGGATGGGTACTTCAGGAGGAGCGAAGGCAACCTTCGACCAGACTGTGACTTGCTCGATCTCCGGCCGCATCGCCAGATACGGCACATGCGGATCAAAATCCTTGAGTGTGTGGGAGGCGTCGACCTTGATGGCGACGGTTTCAGGGTCCGGAAGCTGCTTTTCAGCCTCTTGGGTCGCCTTGAACCCATCATAGGCCTGCTTTTGACGTGCTGCCTCGACGTTCATATCGAAGAGCCCGACGAAGTGGGCTATCGCGTCAGAGACCTTGTCCAAATAAACGGAATTCATCTGCCTAGCCTCCGCCCTTTGTGAACGGAGCAGCAGCGCCTAGGCGCTGCCGCCGGTCACGTTTGAGGACTGCGCGGAAAACTCCGCGCAGTCCGTTTCGTTTGGCTGTTGGTCGCAAATCATTCGACCGGCGCCAGGCGATCAGGCGTTGTCGTCTTCGCCTGTCAGCGTCTCGGTGAAGTTGCCGCCGACAACGGTCATGTCGACCGTATTGCCTTGCAGGTTGGCACCCATCACGATCTGCTGGTTGAAGGCACTGGTGTCGATGATGGCGTCGGCGCTGGCGAAGCTTTCACCAGTGACATAGCCGTCGTCGGAATTGCCCGAGCCCCAGTTGCCGCCCGCGCCACCTGCGCCACCGGCTCCACCAGTTGCTGCGCCGACCGTGCCGCCGCCGCCGCCGCCGCCGCTCCATGCGCCGCCGCCAGTGGCGTTGCCGCCAGTGCCGTCAGCCCATGCACCGCTCAGCGCATTGCCGCCATCGCCGTCGCCATAAGCCCAGGCGCTGCCGCTCGTGCTTGCGCCGCCAGTTGCCGCGCCTGCAG
The nucleotide sequence above comes from Aminobacter aminovorans. Encoded proteins:
- a CDS encoding type I secretion system permease/ATPase; protein product: MTDDREGWSGFHNAPDEGDNQDSSPAVLRTSEPKPLPQARLSSAVAPQEQALDRLERYIDNVVGELHDAVGDKKTAAAERGPASAPAPIPPSPAAALTAQAQQLFGRPQSAQASIRPPERSATVQRPQASAPTETAPGTPPQPARRAAPEEPIAATQPQAASAQPSPAPKEAPHQAAKAASPPPRPDMRASEPQGPAKPEMKDTSMPVGKVIDADNGPIKAREKLPEAKGPNGGDIDSGGGGGGGGGGVFHKRLGPIDFSASLKTGLNVVKRNLLIVMLFTLASNVLVLAIPLYLFQISDRVLTSRSVDTLVMLTIVIVGAVILQAMFDAIRRFILMRTAVEVAAQLGAPILSAAARAALHSNGREYQTLSDLGQLRSFLVSGTLLSLLDAPLAPLFVLAVFLVHPHLGFIVVTSALLLLLITIINQRSTAASFSEANSFQSKANLHLDSMSRNSQIINALAMIPEAVRIWGKDTAGSLRAQVLAQDRNIAFAATSKAVRLLTQVAMLGWGAHLALDGHLSGGMVIAASIIAGRALGPIEGAIEGWNQVVQSRAAYGRIASLLQSSPLNFERLNLPRPEGRLDVERLLFVPQGTKRVVLNGITFALAPGDSLAIIGNSGAGKTTLGKMLVGSILPTSGNVRLDLMDLRNWDQRQFGENIGYLPQDVQLFPATIKANIARMRDDASDADIYQAAQLADVHEMIATLPHGYETFVAADGAPLSGGQKQRIALARAFFGNPRMVVLDEPNSNLDAAGDVALARALQHAKENKITVITITQRPALLHSVDKILLLVNGTVALFGQRQDVLQALAQRGLSIEGGSFGHQIP
- a CDS encoding type I secretion protein, whose protein sequence is MNSVYLDKVSDAIAHFVGLFDMNVEAARQKQAYDGFKATQEAEKQLPDPETVAIKVDASHTLKDFDPHVPYLAMRPEIEQVTVWSKVAFAPPEVPIPDGPFLHDFTRIPDGTTVGSGGVVLPQIDPPGDLAAIINQEIRLSDNDYVGFGGSGLKFTPAAPDNSALDDLQQAAADLSPIDDLTLPGTTEEMATFVTTAVDRFDAFDAADHGNADVFSVKGETIEGTYLNGQLVDEAGVPKMEDYVNFLKEQDDDEDVAGPDGPLDMDTPPDSGNFMDGWGDGTVNPSVDISTGGNSVINSAVVVNEWVSAEVIAVMGDHFSLNAIVQINGTCDVDSVGSAVGGWPFDPGGENQSFNIAMFKHIDPSAETDGEAAPPPAGFPAYYVVTEISGDLLMMNWIEQYAYVMDNDVVIASSSGVQSVVSTGENTAFNGLSLYELGSYYDLIIVGGNVYDASIICQLNLLLDNDMIGAVDGFETTGEGSASTGGNLLWNQASIVNVGAGTCEPLPDGYDTAAADLAAGNKELPNSILQDAAFAGIGVLRVLYISGDIYNLQYIKQTTVVGDSDQVALAMNQMVANPDAEWTITTGGNQLVNDATIVDVDGASKIYVGGDSYSDEILIQANLVSSEPDLGGQDPDTLVNEAVAFLDDSNGDDTGDASQGTNIAPQAADSGSADVMQHMLG